One Phoenix dactylifera cultivar Barhee BC4 unplaced genomic scaffold, palm_55x_up_171113_PBpolish2nd_filt_p 000085F, whole genome shotgun sequence DNA segment encodes these proteins:
- the LOC103718097 gene encoding protein NETWORKED 1D-like isoform X1 — protein MAALLHAEPRRLYSWWWDSHISPKNSRWLQENLTDMDMKVKAMIKLIEEDADSFARRAEMYYKKRPELMKLVEEFYRAYRALAERYDHAIGALCQAHRTMAEAFPSQVPLVLPDESPCGSFATEVGSHTPEIPTPIRALFDPDDLQKDALGVSSHFHAINRNGAYSEESDALPCKKGLKQLSEMFATGEGVVHMNLSEGRVRKGLIFHEEEGGEGYKHKSHSGSRDFKKQEVQEKEDSSDETKHLHEEISRLSTEIQNLKNQIISESECAKKAQNEIQSLKVSLSKFGSEKDATFLQYQLSLERISSLESEISNSRNEFKKLSDEMIREAAKQRSAEELSQSLQLDLNMLEQKAKMQQQELIQKQEELEKVIISLEDAHKGSVKAEMALKSMEKLHFQAQEEVKILGLEIQKGIEKLKGMECSNVCLKEEVHKLKEENDILNEQNLSSAVKIKDLQDEIITLKESKKMLEMALWSMENLHSQSQDMVKLLGLEIQKGIEKLKETEQSNVGLQEEMHKLKEENDILHKQNLSSAAEIKDLQDEIIFLNETKGTLDHEVDGHVEEKKVLRQELCHLEEDRNGLVQKNQGLVEQIKAITVNAESLQELICKLKEENYSLNEQNLSSALKVNDLQDEIIFLNEAKGALDHEVDLHVEEKKALQQELFHLKEYRTDLEQRNQLLTEQMKVVSVNVESLQELVKELENGNTELREICKKHEVEKEFILEKLKDTEQLLEKNVFLEDSLSDANVELEVLRQKITTLEASQESRSSEISTFIAEKALLVSQVEEHAKDVEKISEKNTFLKNSLSDVNAELKCLRIKLKDSEESCQCLNDQNSSLLAEKLSFANQFECQVKSVTESLEYLEHRYADLEDKYSSLVREKDITLTQVKDLQDLLNLEKQEHETSIQSYRSPLVNLENRIHYLQEERFLVDKELEQEKIENMNALLDILILKRSICDMKEGNMVLSKECQKHLEASWSAEKLVSQLEQETFVQKGEMMLLSEHNEKLKEGIYQVVRTLYRTNDVEFVDGISSEVLLQNIMDDIKRLLNCISDAEDENQHLGIELSVLVTLLKQIGTDLVDIRWEKCVIEQGLQVRTTELLTLQNKKHKLLEMNEELRQALMASNQSKEVLKNEMDILYGRLSVLQESHQMSQNVICKLVEENQSLLKELDSMRGKHNELVDEHGVVLIEAMTLEHLYLFFRSLNAERMLELKLLSDDLECLHLAKNDLDYEIKELNQKAGVLQAENMHLKKSIIYLEELRSRLLSLEFDLNTATNLCEELNLQIESMNNLLAQKDGEFSQANQKILSTEEKNKELCTVLETLQLDIDVAKVVKEKLEKQISFLSEAKVLRETEIACLTEENEMMQGEIVRLHKEAEVLIRREEHLTSEMQKEIDQIKHCEGEFAALLSDTLISAVNTALYEEKLFELIVEGESLDISAFVQKEMLSKEITLRNAYAGELKKKLADLEGENRGLKSDLDAYTLLMSLLDSVTSLEEHILSLSNLHAPKAHREQDMTLMSHQHDEISQPGEGCAAVVPAGVLELLKLIITKVEALKQATIGRLLQQEKFASSSNLEAARKKIELKAPAVQGEVQEDFIRRLNKDEDIDDSEFSKEKYAQKVKDIQLDQVASSSRHGNGVGSYGLRRIMAAEIDDQMLQLWETAERDCNNGTWKASPVAMQHDIWVVEEEKSEYPSSELVAGKELSIDKLEITKRVSESQQEWSTRVLERLASDAQKLSVLQTSVEELKGKIESSQKGKRSMSFKYDTIRAQLKEAEGALLGLIDITCKLTKKAKGYSVPSDDIAVEHEELGNMGRRQISERAWRGSEKIGRLELELQKIEYIFLKLKEEHENSRSKAVDKKARVLLRDYLYGRRDDHKQQTKRFCCGFLRPKTKAD, from the exons ATGGCAGCCCTGCTACATGCTGAACCAAGACGGCTGTACTCATGGTGGTGGGACAGTCATATCAGCCCAAAGAATTCCCGATGGCTTCAGGAAAATCTTACAG ATATGGACATGAAGGTCAAGGCAATGATCAAACTCATAGAAGAAGATGCCGATTCTTTTGCAAGGAGAGCAGAGATGTACTATAAAAAACGGCCTGAGCTTATGAAATTGGTGGAGGAATTCTACCGAGCATATCGTGCTTTAGCTGAAAGATATGATCATGCAATAGGGGCTCTCTGCCAGGCTCACAGAACAATGGCAGAAGCATTCCCCAGTCAAGTTCCATTAGTGTTGCCTGATGAGTCACCCTGTGGTTCCTTTGCCACTGAGGTGGGCTCTCACACACCTGAAATTCCTACACCTATTCGAGCATTATTTGACCCAGATGACTTACAGAAGGATGCACTGGGTGTATCATCACATTTTCATGCCATCAACAGGAATGGGGCTTACTCTGAAGAAAGTGATGCATTACCGTGCAAAAAAGGTTTGAAGCAGTTGAGTGAGATGTTTGCAACTGGGGAAGGGGTGGTCCATATGAATTTATCTGAAGGAAGAGTAAGAAAAGGCCTGATCTTCCATGAAGAAGAGGGTGGTGAAGGTTATAAGCATAAATCACATAGTGGCTCAAGAGATTTTAAAAAACAAGAAGTCCAGGAGAAAGAGGATTCAAGTGATGAGACGAAGCATCTGCATGAAGAAATATCGCGGTTATCAACAGAGATCCAAAATCTGAAAAATCAGATAATATCAGAATCTGAATGTGCTAAGAAAGCTCAAAATGAAATCCAAAGCTTAAAGGTCAGTCTCTCTAAATTTGGCTCTGAGAAGGATGCTACTTTTCTTCAATATCAGTTGTCTCTTGAAAGAATATCAAGTCTGGAATCTGAAATCTCCAACTCACGGAATGAATTCAAAAAGCTCAGTGATGAGATGATAAGGGAAGCTGCGAAGCAAAGGAGTGCCGAGGAACTTAGTCAATCTCTGCAGCTGGACCTGAACATGTTAGAACAGAAAGCAAAGATGCAACAACAAGAACTTATCCAAAAGCAAGAAGAGTTGGAAAAAGTTATAATTTCCTTAGAAGATGCACACAAGGGCAGTGTGAAGGCTGAAATGGCCCTGAAATCCATGGAGAAACTGCATTTCCAGGCTCAGGAAGAGGTGAAGATTTTGGGCTTGGAGATTCAAAAGGGGATTGAGAAGTTGAAGGGCATGGAATGTAGCAATGTATGTTTGAAGGAAGAAGTACACAAGCTTAAGGAGGAGAATGACATCCTAAATGAACAAAATCTTTCTTCTGCAGTTAAGATAAAAGATCTTCAAGATGAAATCATTACTTTGAAGGAATCAAAGAAGATGCTTGAGATGGCTCTTTGGTCCATGGAGAATCTGCACTCCCAATCCCAAGATATGGTGAAGCTTTTGGGCTTGGAGATCCAAAAGGGGATCGAGAAGTTGAAGGAGACGGAACAGAGTAATGTGGGTTTACAGGAGGAAATGCACAAGCTTAAGGAAGAAAATGACATCCTACATAAACAGAATCTCTCTTCTGCAGCTGAGATTAAAGATCTGCAAGACGAAATCATTTTCTTGAATGAAACAAAAGGGACACTGGATCATGAAGTGGATGGCCatgtagaagaaaagaaagttcttCGGCAAGAACTTTGCCACCTAGAAGAAGATAGAAATGGTCTAGTGCAGAAGAACCAAGGACTTGTGGAGCAAATAAAAGCCATCACTGTTAATGCAGAGTCTCTTCAGGAATTGATATGCAAACTTAAAGAAGAAAATTATAGCCTAAATGAACAAAATCTCTCTTCTGCACTTAAGGTAAATGATCTGCAAGATGAAATCATTTTCTTGAACGAAGCAAAGGGGGCACTTGATCATGAAGTGGATCTCCatgtagaagaaaagaaagctctTCAGCAAGAACTTTTCCATCTCAAAGAATATAGAACTGATTTGGAGCAGAGGAACCAACTTCTTACGGAGCAAATGAAGGTTGTCAGTGTTAATGTGGAGTCCCTTCAAGAATTGGTAAAGGAGTTGGAGAATGGAAACACAGAGCTGAGAGAGATCTGCAAGAAACATGAGGTTGAAAAGGAGTTTATTTTGGAGAAGCTGAAAGACACAGAGCAACTTTTGGAAAAGAATGTATTCTTAGAAGATTCTCTTTCAGATGCAAATGTTGAGTTAGAGGTGTTAAGACAGAAGATCACAACACTAGAAGCTTCACAGGAATCTCGTAGTAGTGAGATTTCCACATTTATTGCTGAAAAAGCTCTGCTTGTTTCTCAGGTAGAAGAACATGCTAAGGACGTGGAGAAGATTTCAGAGAAAAATACATTCTTGAAGAACTCCTTATCTGATGTGAATGCTGAGCTCAAATGTCTCAGAATAAAGTTGAAGGACTCTGAAGAATCCTGCCAGTGTCTCAATGATCAGAATTCTAGTCTTCTTGCTGAAAAACTTTCTTTTGCCAACCAG TTTGAGTGCCAGGTGAAAAGTGTTACAGAGAGTCTGGAGTATCTGGAGCATAGGTATGCAGATCTGGAAGACAAGTACTCAAGTTTGGTCAGGGAGAAAGATATTACACTCACTCAAGTCAAGGATTTGCAAGACCTCTTGAATCTAGAGAAACAAGAACATGAAACTTCTATCCAGTCATACAGGAGTCCGCTGGTCAATTTAGAAAACCGGATCCATTACCTGCAGGAAGAAAGATTTCTTGTGGACAAGGAGCTGGaacaagaaaagatagaaaataTGAATGCTTTACTTGACATTCTCATCTTGAAAAGAAGTATATGTGATATGAAAGAAGGAAACATGGTTCTCTCCAAAGAATGTCAAAAGCATCTAGAGGCATCTTGGTCTGCAGAGAAGCTAGTTTCACAACTTGAGCAAGAAACTTTTGTTCAGAAAGGAGAGATGATGTTGCTGTCAGAGCATAATGAGAAGCTGAAGGAAGGGATTTATCAGGTGGTGAGGACACTTTATAGAACCAACGACGTTGAGTTTGTTGATGGAATTAGTAGCGAAGTTTTGTTGCAGAATATTATGGATGACATTAAAAGACTGCTAAATTGTATTTCAGATGCTGAGGATGAAAACCAGCATCTCGGTATTGAGTTATCAGTTCTTGTCACCCTTCTAAAGCAAATAGGAACAGATTTGGTTGATATCAGATGGGAAAAATGTGTCATTGAGCAGGGACTTCAAGTCAGAACAACAGAATTATTAACGTTGCAAAACAAGAAGCACAAACTCTTGGAGATGAATGAAGAACTGAGGCAAGCCTTGATGGCAAGCAACCAAAGCAAGGAAGTATTGAAAAATGAGATGGATATTCTTTATGGACGGCTCTCAGTTCTGCAAGAATCACACCAGATGTCACAAAATGTAATTTGCAAGCTTGTTGAAGAAAATCAGTCTCTACTGAAGGAACTTGACAGCATGAGGGGGAAGCACAATGAACTGGTAGATGAACATGGTGTTGTTCTTATAGAGGCTATGACACTGGAGCACCTCTATTTGTTCTTCAGGAGTCTCAATGCTGAGAGGATGTTGGAGTTGAAGTTGTTGAGTGATGATCTGGAATGTCTTCATTTGGCCAAAAATGACCTTGATTATGAGATCAAGGAACTGAATCAAAAAGCAGGAGTGTTACAAGCAGAGAACATGCATCTTAAAAAATCCATCATTTATTTGGAAGAGTTGAGAAGTCGTTTACTGAGTTTAGAGTTTGACCTAAACACAGCCACAAATCTTTGTGAAGAATTGAATCTTCAAATTGAATCGATGAACAATCTGTTGGCACAAAAAGATGGGGAGTTTTCACAAGCAAATCAGAAAATTCTGTCCAcggaagaaaagaataaagaattatgtACAGTTCTTGAGACTCTTCAGCTGGATATCGATGTGGCTAAGGTGGTAAAAGAAAAGCTAGAGAAACAGATTTCGTTTTTGTCAGAAGCTAAGGTCTTGAGGGAGACGGAGATTGCATGCCTTACTGAAGAAAATGAGATGATGCAAGGGGAAATAGTTAGATTGCATAAAGAGGCTGAAGTTCTCATAAGAAGGGAGGAGCATCTGACTTCTGAAATGCAAAAAGAAATAGATCAAATCAAGCATTGTGAAGGAGAATTTGCGGCATTATTAAGTGACACTCTGATATCTGCAGTTAACACAGCACTATATGAAGAAAAGCTATTTGAGCTGATAGTAGAAGGTGAGAGTCTTGATATTAGTGCCTTCGTGCAAAAAGAGATGCTAAGCAAGGAGATCACTTTAAGAAATGCATATGCTGGTGAGCTGAAGAAAAAACTTGCTGACCTGGAGGGAGAAAATAGAGGATTAAAGTCTGATTTGGATGCGTATACCCTTTTAATGTCTCTATTGGACAGTGTCACCTCTCTAGAAGAACACATCCTTTCACTGTCAAATCTTCATGCACCAAAGGCTCACAGAGAACAG GATATGACTTTGATGTCTCATCAGCATGATGAGATCAGTCAACCAGGTGAGGGCTGTGCTGCTGTGGTGCCTGCTGGAGTCTTAGAGTTGCTGAAGTTGATTATTACCAAAGTTGAGGCGCTTAAACAGGCGACTATAGGGCGTCTTTTACAACAGGAAAAGTTTGCTTCCAGTTCTAACCTGGAGGCTGCAAGGAAAAAAATTGAGTTAAAGGCCCCTGCAGTCCAAGGGGAGGTACAAGAGGATTTCATCAGACGACTGAACAAGGATGAGGACATAGATGATTCTGAGTTTTCCAAGGAGAAGTATGCGCAGAAAGTGAAGGATATTCAGCTTGATCAGGTTGCAAGTTCTTCACGACATGGGAATGGTGTTGGCTCATATGGTCTGAGAAGAATCATGGCTGCTGAAATTGATGATCAAATGCTGCAGTTATGGGAAACTGCTGAAAGGGACTGCAACAATGGGACATGGAAAGCATCACCAGTAGCTATGCAGCATGATATATGGGTTGTAGAGGAAGAAAAGAGTGAATACCCTTCTTCTGAACTAGTGGCTGGGAAAGAGTTGAGCATTGACAAGCTAGAGATAACCAAGAGAGTGTCGGAATCGCAGCAGGAATGGAGCACGAGGGTTCTTGAAAGGCTGGCTTCTGATGCCCAAAAGCTGTCAGTCCTTCAGACAAGTGTGGAGGAGTTGAAGGGGAAGATAGAAAGCTCTCAAAAAGGGAAGCGATCTATGAGTTTCAAATATGATACAATCAGAGCACAACTGAAAGAGGCTGAGGGAGCTCTGTTGGGGCTGATTGATATCACTTGCAAGCTGACAAAGAAGGCCAAAGGCTATTCTGTTCCTTCTGATGATATAGCTGTTGAACATGAAGAACTGGGGAACATGGGAAGAAGGCAAATCTCAGAACGAGCATGGAGAGGATCAGAAAAGATTGGAAGACTGGAGTTGGAACTGCAAaaaattgagtatatctttctGAAACTTAAAGAAGAGCATGAGAACAGCCGAAGTAAAGCTGTAGATAAAAAAGCTAGAGTCCTTTTGAGGGATTATCTCTATGGACGGAGAGATGACCATAAACAACAAACGAAAAGGTTTTGCTGTGGGTTCTTGAGACCTAAAACCAAGGCTGACTGA